One region of Chanodichthys erythropterus isolate Z2021 chromosome 17, ASM2448905v1, whole genome shotgun sequence genomic DNA includes:
- the LOC137004997 gene encoding olfactory receptor 1E16-like — protein sequence MSLSQNISIVHPEHFFITGLTDSSYSTYFYIFLFIIYFISIIGNSIVILIIALHRSLHSPMYIGVFNLALADIGETNALIPNIMKIFFFDSKYISYNACLASMFFVNFFITVQTYTLVVLAFDRFIAICLPLRYNAIVNNKFMAIVFSVIWAFNTFMNTISTSLITRLSFCKSIVLESWYCDYGRLMRIPCNDSSINIFMAYVIQAFFLVAPPFFIVLSYLGIFIALCKITSWEGRFKALKTCVSHLLVVGSFFLPILCNMIAAPSINARIISGSLSFALPPMLNPIIYVLNTAKIKDLIRKVFNNRSAPIRANISK from the coding sequence ATGAGTTTATCCCAGAATATCTCGATTGTTCATCCAGAACACTTTTTCATCACTGGGCTTACAGATTCATCGTACAGCACTTATTTCTATATATTcttatttatcatatattttatttctataattGGGAACTCAATAGTCATTCTCATTATAGCTCTTCACCGGAGCCTGCACAGTCCAATGTACATTGGTGTGTTTAACTTGGCCTTGGCTGATATTGGTGAAACTAATGCACTGATCCCTAACataatgaagatttttttttttgactccaAGTACATCTCATATAATGCTTGTTTGGCAAGCATGTTTTTTGTGAACTTCTTTATTACTGTGCAGACTTACACTCTTGTTGTTCTGGCATTTGATCGTTTCATTGCAATCTGTTTGCCACTAAGATATAATGCCATAGTGAATAATAAGTTCATGGCTATAGTGTTTTCAGTAATATGGGCATTTAACACCTTTATGAACACAATTTCAACATCTCTGATAACCAGACTTTCATTCTGTAAATCCATTGTGTTAGAGAGTTGGTATTGTGACTATGGAAGATTGATGAGGATACCATGCAATGACAGTAGCATTAATATTTTCATGGCATATGTCATTCAAGCTTTTTTCCTTGTAGCACCACCGTTCTTTATAGTCCTGTCATATCTGGGCATTTTTATTGctttatgtaaaattacatCTTGGGAAGGACGTTTTAAAGCACTGAAGACCTGTGTTTCTCACCTTTTGGTAGTTGGATCATTCTTTCTTCCCATATTATGCAACATGATTGCTGCACCTTCTATCAATGCCAGGATCATCAGCGGATCTCTTTCATTTGCTCTTCCACCAATGCTAAATCCCatcatttatgttttaaacaCAGCTAAAATCAAAGACTTAATCCGAAAAGTGTTTAACAACAGATCTGCACCAATTAGagcaaacatttcaaaatga